TGATCAATATCCGGATCTTGGAACATGTTTATTGCCCCCTTTTTTTAGACAGTCCGTCAACCTATAAACCTATAAAAATCATATAAAAATCAATTTTTATAACTTTTTTATTATCCTGCCAAGAAATAATGAAACCTAGAAACTAATAAAAGCCAACCTTATACATTTATTTATTAATCCACTTCTAAAATATTTCCTATAGCCTTCCCTTTCTATCTTTTCAACGTTATTGTTTTTGTTATAGCAATAACAAATAACCTATAAATAACTAATATTTAAAGCTTTTTTCATACCTTTATTCTACGGCTCGTCCTCCGGCCCTCCTGGCTCAGATCCATGCTCTGAAGCTGTTGCCTCACCTTCCTGCTCATCATCATCGTCTTCTTCTCCAAACAAGGATTCCTTCGCATCCTCAGCCGCCTTAATAGCTTTTTCTAATAATATTTGCTTTTCATAGTCGCCCTTTTCAATTTTATCTTTGAGTTCTTCTGGCGTAAGCAAGACACTTACAAACATCTTCTCTCGCGAGATTAACCTGTAGTGGCAGAGCCTTCCTCTCCCGCCCTCAACCAAAATAATCGCCCCTGTTGAGCATGCTTCCTTGAGATACTTCGTAATGGTCGGCACCGACCAATCCAATCTTGTCGTTATGTCTTCAACGGTAAATGTTTGTTTGCGATAGTCTTTCTCTTCCCATTTACGAGATATGTCTATGAGCATTGCATCGACCACCTGAACCAGTTGTTCTGTTTTTGGCGCAACTTCCTTTGCGGTTCGCAGAATGACCTGCTCGGCCATTTTATACGCCACAGCATAGTCATCAAGGGTTGCGATAATGTATTTATCTCCGCTAATATCATGCTTTTCTCTCTGATACTGATGTAACAAGGCGGAGGTTTCGATCAACGCCAAGAATCTTGGAAAATCCCTTCGGCTTCGAAGCAATTCCTGCGAGAATTCAATGTATCTAACGTAAGGGATCATTACCTTATTCGTCTCCAGCAGCCTCTGGCTATTGCGGTGGAGATTTATAATATTTTCTGTCCGCTTCGCCGATAGCTTCTCTTCCGGCAAATACTCTGATAATTGAATTTGCTGGATTCTTTTGGTTTGCTCAACAGATTCATCAATAAATAGATCGAAATTACGAGTTTCGTTCTCCGGGTGGATAGATACTTTGGTTGTTGTTTCAATATAACAAACAGGCCCCTCAATGCTCTTCTCTACGGTGATCATCTGTTTTGTCTCAGGATTAACTTGGACTACGGACATAGACAGGCCACCCTCGCTCTGCAAACTACGGATAGAGTAATCGCTCGATTCAGCACCATTTCTCTCATAAATAATAAGCACCCTGTGCTTCAGCGCATTTTTATCCTCTAAATAGAACAGAGCTTTGGCTGAAACCATCGTTCTGGCTATGACATCTTCTTCAGGGAATAAATCGGATACTTTCTCTACTATGTATGACTTTCCGCCCGAGCTTTCCCCCTTTACCACAAGGCTTATCGGTCGTTTTAACTTCCTTGATGTCATCGAAAGATACAGCAATAGCTTATTAAGGTTTTCTCCCACGCACCCTAGCGATTCCAGGTCCGCAAGCACCTGATCAATTAGCTTCGGATTCCTCAGGAACGCCATAGCTTCCTCTTTTTCTTCGGCGCTGAGCACTTTAACGGCCTTGCTTTTATCTGCAACGCTTTTCTTATTAAACGCTATCAATGCTTTTTCAAGCATGACCAACTGCTTCTCAATGTCGGGGGCAGCCTTCATTTTGCATTTCTTCATAAAAGCGTCCCGTGAAGACCCTTTCCACAGCTTGACCTCATCTTTATTAATCAGATCCTTGCTGGAATAAAGCTCGATTACTGCCGTTATGTTCCCGCCTTTCCCAGCAAATGAATGCTCCTTAACAAGGTAATCCAGTTCACCAATCCGATAAATCAGCTCATCTTCGCCATGCCGATCTAAGAACGGCTCATAACATGCCGCCCTTTTTGCGCCACGGAGCAGGTCACCATAATCCTTCTTGCTGTTTCCTTCCTTAAAATAGCTATTAATATCAACTTTTGTCTTGTCCTCAGCTGGCAGCTCAACTATCCGAGCGTCAGGGATAATCCTCCCTAGCTCTAACGCCGCTTTTCTGCCCCTGTTGATCTTTTGATCTGAGTCATTATCAAAACATATAAATACTTTCTTGCCTCTTAGCTTTCTTAACAGGTCGATTTGTTCTTCGGATGGCTTGATCCCGCATACCGCCATTGCGCCAGGGTAACCTCTGCTTATAAGCGTCATACAGTCAATAATGGACTCAGTTAATATAATCGCCTCCGCCTCTTTACCAGCATCATAATTAAATATCCCCTTCCCAAGCCCCTTGAGGAACAGGTGCTTTGCTTGCCGATCTGAAAGCGCCCTGCTATAGAGGTTAACAACTAAACCATCCCGAACAATAGGGACAATCAAACTATCCTTAAAGAACCAGCTATGCTCATCCCCCATAAATTCATAGCAGTTAATTTCTTCCGCTTTGCCTCCTGACAGCAAAAGCATTTCCCTGATCTCCCCGCAAGAATGATCGGAATGGTATGCCCTGAGCCCCGACAAGTCGTCAATGCTAATGCCCCGTTCCTTTCTTAAATATTTGGTCGCCTTGTCATTGTCCCCCTCGGCCTCCAAGAACTTCAGAACCTTGGTTAACACACCATTCAGAGCCTGACTCTCCTTGGTCGTCAGCCGTCTAATGTTTTGATCTTTGCCCGCCGCTTCATAATCGGACATTTCATTCCCCTCCTATCGAGAATAGATTATAATCATCTTTTCA
This window of the Candidatus Margulisiibacteriota bacterium genome carries:
- a CDS encoding toprim domain-containing protein; translated protein: MSDYEAAGKDQNIRRLTTKESQALNGVLTKVLKFLEAEGDNDKATKYLRKERGISIDDLSGLRAYHSDHSCGEIREMLLLSGGKAEEINCYEFMGDEHSWFFKDSLIVPIVRDGLVVNLYSRALSDRQAKHLFLKGLGKGIFNYDAGKEAEAIILTESIIDCMTLISRGYPGAMAVCGIKPSEEQIDLLRKLRGKKVFICFDNDSDQKINRGRKAALELGRIIPDARIVELPAEDKTKVDINSYFKEGNSKKDYGDLLRGAKRAACYEPFLDRHGEDELIYRIGELDYLVKEHSFAGKGGNITAVIELYSSKDLINKDEVKLWKGSSRDAFMKKCKMKAAPDIEKQLVMLEKALIAFNKKSVADKSKAVKVLSAEEKEEAMAFLRNPKLIDQVLADLESLGCVGENLNKLLLYLSMTSRKLKRPISLVVKGESSGGKSYIVEKVSDLFPEEDVIARTMVSAKALFYLEDKNALKHRVLIIYERNGAESSDYSIRSLQSEGGLSMSVVQVNPETKQMITVEKSIEGPVCYIETTTKVSIHPENETRNFDLFIDESVEQTKRIQQIQLSEYLPEEKLSAKRTENIINLHRNSQRLLETNKVMIPYVRYIEFSQELLRSRRDFPRFLALIETSALLHQYQREKHDISGDKYIIATLDDYAVAYKMAEQVILRTAKEVAPKTEQLVQVVDAMLIDISRKWEEKDYRKQTFTVEDITTRLDWSVPTITKYLKEACSTGAIILVEGGRGRLCHYRLISREKMFVSVLLTPEELKDKIEKGDYEKQILLEKAIKAAEDAKESLFGEEDDDDEQEGEATASEHGSEPGGPEDEP